From a region of the Agrobacterium tumefaciens genome:
- a CDS encoding HAD family phosphatase codes for MALQFSGVLLDLDGLLLDTERLQFEVGPAVLRSLGYAVSQDFFHTLVGVDRVESARLINLEIGASIDSQELNRAWNEAMDAKMRDAIPLRPGVHDFLDALDERKLPRAIATNSVTARAEWKLEHAGLLERVNAVVGVDKVKRGKPAPDVYIAAAAALGLDPSECIALDDSDLGVRAAVEAGLAKVIQIPDMVMSRDLRAHHQAGSLAEARSILGI; via the coding sequence ATGGCGTTGCAGTTTTCAGGTGTGTTGCTGGACCTTGATGGGCTTCTGCTCGATACCGAACGGCTACAGTTCGAGGTCGGGCCAGCGGTGCTGCGCAGTCTCGGATATGCGGTTTCGCAGGATTTCTTTCACACGCTGGTCGGTGTCGACCGGGTGGAAAGCGCGCGGCTGATCAACCTCGAAATCGGCGCCTCCATCGACAGCCAGGAACTGAACCGTGCCTGGAACGAGGCGATGGACGCGAAAATGCGTGACGCCATACCCCTGCGTCCCGGTGTGCACGATTTTCTGGACGCGCTGGATGAGCGCAAACTGCCCCGCGCCATCGCCACCAACAGCGTCACCGCCAGAGCGGAATGGAAGCTGGAACATGCCGGCCTTCTCGAGCGCGTCAACGCCGTTGTCGGCGTCGACAAGGTCAAGCGCGGCAAGCCTGCGCCGGATGTGTATATCGCCGCCGCCGCAGCGCTCGGTCTCGACCCATCGGAGTGCATCGCGCTTGATGACAGCGACCTTGGCGTGCGCGCTGCCGTGGAGGCCGGACTGGCAAAGGTCATCCAGATTCCCGACATGGTGATGAGCCGCGATCTGCGCGCCCACCACCAGGCAGGTTCGCTTGCCGAAGCGCGGTCCATTCTCGGCATCTGA
- a CDS encoding MarR family transcriptional regulator — MTLLEQKHLALLDEAERRGQTDIGNMRLCFEVLSLAASIDRACAGRLAPHNLSEGKFVLLFLLRDLPEGLAPHELAERAGVTRATVTGLLDGLERDGFLARHNDRQDRRKVSVRLTEKGQATAAELFHEHSRWIGSLFAGFDAAERVVLGNMLQRVWRNVTLPHDDHAATEAPSP; from the coding sequence ATGACATTATTGGAACAAAAACACCTTGCCTTGCTCGACGAGGCCGAACGCCGGGGTCAGACTGACATCGGCAATATGCGCTTGTGTTTCGAGGTGCTGTCGCTGGCGGCCTCCATCGATCGAGCCTGCGCCGGGCGGCTTGCGCCACACAACCTGTCGGAAGGCAAATTCGTTCTGCTATTCCTGCTGCGCGATCTGCCCGAGGGGCTGGCGCCGCACGAACTGGCCGAACGCGCCGGTGTGACGCGTGCAACGGTAACAGGTCTTCTGGACGGGCTGGAACGCGATGGTTTTCTGGCCCGGCACAACGACAGGCAGGATCGCCGCAAGGTCTCCGTTCGCCTGACGGAGAAGGGACAGGCGACGGCCGCAGAGCTTTTCCATGAGCACAGCCGTTGGATCGGCTCATTATTTGCGGGCTTCGACGCCGCCGAGCGCGTGGTGCTGGGCAACATGCTGCAACGTGTATGGCGCAACGTGACCCTGCCGCATGATGACCACGCCGCGACAGAGGCCCCTTCCCCGTGA
- a CDS encoding DNA alkylation repair protein, with amino-acid sequence MSGRASGKRVADIAPSRLALLNAGTVEATTLTECLAVDFAALMAAALPEIGEEAIGTMRQASTDGISRRMALAAHLMRQALVDEHQDASMLDSLRQHPSDTVRGWACFLVGATPDHTLHQRLRLIRPLADDMHFGVREWAWMAVRPHIAGDLESAIRELAAWTHAPSERLRRFACEATRPRGVWCAHIATLRQCPELALPILEPLRADPAPYVQDSLGNWLNDASKDRPDWVQDLCDRWSRQSPTPQTQRICRRALRSLTRKAS; translated from the coding sequence GTGAGCGGTCGTGCATCTGGAAAACGCGTTGCGGATATCGCGCCGTCACGTCTGGCGCTGCTGAATGCAGGCACTGTGGAGGCGACCACGCTGACGGAATGCCTGGCCGTCGATTTCGCTGCCCTTATGGCTGCCGCCCTGCCTGAAATTGGCGAAGAGGCAATCGGAACCATGCGGCAGGCTTCGACAGATGGCATTTCCCGGCGCATGGCGCTGGCGGCGCACCTGATGCGACAGGCGCTGGTGGACGAGCATCAGGACGCGTCGATGCTGGACAGCCTGCGCCAGCACCCTTCCGATACGGTGCGCGGCTGGGCATGTTTTCTGGTGGGAGCGACGCCCGACCACACGCTTCATCAGCGCCTTCGGCTCATTCGGCCGCTGGCTGATGACATGCATTTCGGCGTGCGCGAATGGGCATGGATGGCGGTGCGCCCGCATATTGCCGGGGATCTCGAAAGCGCCATCCGCGAGCTTGCGGCATGGACCCATGCGCCTTCGGAAAGGCTGCGACGTTTCGCGTGCGAGGCGACCCGGCCGCGCGGCGTGTGGTGCGCGCATATCGCGACGCTGCGCCAGTGCCCTGAACTGGCCTTGCCGATCCTCGAGCCCCTGCGCGCCGACCCTGCCCCTTACGTTCAGGATTCCCTCGGCAACTGGCTGAACGATGCCAGCAAGGACCGGCCAGACTGGGTGCAGGACCTTTGCGACCGCTGGTCCCGCCAGAGCCCGACGCCGCAAACGCAGCGGATTTGCCGCCGCGCGCTGCGCTC